From Tachysurus fulvidraco isolate hzauxx_2018 chromosome 6, HZAU_PFXX_2.0, whole genome shotgun sequence:
ccagaccatcacactaccaccaccatattttactgttgttaTAAATTTTGTttcatcagtccacagagtgttttcccaaaagtcttgggatcatcaagatgttttctggcaaacactgaccttaactgaccCTAACCTTAAtttggggtcttttgtgacatcttggttGAGTCATCGAtgcgctcttggggtaattgTGGTCACCagtgttccatgttttcaccatttgtggataatggctctcactgtggttcactggagtcccaaagctttagaaatggctttataaccttttccagactgatagaccTCAATTACTTTCTGTATAGAAATCTCAAGTACTTGATGTGTAGTTTTTGaagatcttttggtctacttcactttgtcagtcaggtcttatttacgTGATTTCTTAAGTGATTGAGAACAgatgtggcagtaatcaggcatGGGTGTGGTTAGAGAAACTGAAcacaggtgtgataaaccaaagttatgttttaacaggggggcaaacactttttcacaaagggccatgtgggtttggattttgttttttccttaataataaaaacctttatttaaaaactacatgttgtgtttacttgtgttatcttatAATcttctaatatttaaatttgccTGATGATATTTGCTtgaacattaaagtgtgacaaacgtgcaatatatatatatatatgaacgtTTCTGTGTGAATTCATCTATTCATCTTTTCATGTTGGTTCCATGTTGATGTAATTTATCCATTTTGTTATTTCAGAGGAGTTTCTGCATCCGGATGAGATGAACTCAATGGACAAGATACTTGTAGCAAACAATGGTAATGTTTGAACAGAACTGAATGATAGACAGCTGCTAGTCTTATTATTAGAAAActtaactgcaataatataattatagaaTTAAAAGGATTTTTCAAATTTGCTAGAGAACTTAAGCCACGAACATGTGTGTTCTTTGAAAAGATACCTtcaatttaaaaacagtttacacacacacacatttttttcccacaggGAAGTCTTTTTTTCGGCGCTTTGCCTTTCGTGAAGGTGACATTGCGAGTTTTGGCATGAGAAGTGCCATTTCGTGTCCAAACCAAGACTGCCTCTGGCCAAAATCAGTGGATGGATTTGTTTACGTTCCTTACACTATCTCTCCTCTCTATGGtgggttaaataaataattatcttcATAGTGTAGGATGGTAAATTGAAGGAAAACGTACAGATGCTTCTCAGTAGGTGTAATTCACAATACAATGAAACAGTTAACATCCTACCCTGCTTTGTGgtatgtatataaatactaAGAAGATCAACTAAATGTTGCTTTTTGGTCAAGATGGCAAGAGGGAAAGATCTAAGATAGGAGGGGTAGAGCTTCAGTCAGATAATAAAATCTGCATTTTGATCTGTGAAAAAGACAATAAGTAGAGTTGGAAATAAGCATGATGTATGCGCATTAATGCAACATGTAGGGAAAAAGAGTAGAGCAACTGTTCTTCAGGTAACTGAGAGTGAAAATGCAGGATGTGTTTAGACTGTTAGCAAGGACTTTTTGCAAGGACATCAACAAGACTTTTATTGTTCTTGTCAAATGATCACCATTATAttataatgaatcatttctTCATAtgacaacccccccccccccagtacTCACtgaataattgaatgaattaaaaaatgaataaatcatatGCTACAGGCATCATCACTGTAGCATAGGATCTCAAATTAGATCTGTGTGAGATTATGGAATGGCATGTTAGACTGCGCTCTATTCAACCATAAGCCATACCAAGGCTCTCCTGGTTGccataataatgcattttatatttatgtctaTTTTACTGCTGCAGACAATATGGACCGGATCACAATCGAGATGGGAATACTGGACATCACATCATCAACATGTGTGAAATTTGTACCACGTACGCATCAAGCTGACTTTGTTGATATCCAACCTAGAATTGGGTGAGCTTTGATACAACCATCAACCAACAACACATGTCTAACAATTCAATCAACTTCCAGACTCTCCTAATATCCATACAATCCTTGGTTATGTTATCCAATGCACTTTTAATAAGGATGACATAAAATACTAGTGTAAAGGGTAATTGGAGAAATTGAAATACACAAgcatcttaataaaaaaaatattaaaaaatgtatataaaataaataaataaaggtccACTTTATATGTATTGTCTATTATTGATGCTGCAGGTGCTGGTCATTCTTAGGCAGGGTAGGAGGACCACAGCCACTCTCACTGCAGACCCCGGCATGCATGTGGTCAGGCATAGCATCTCATGAGCTCATGCATGTGCTCGGCTTTGTTCACGAGCAGTCACGCTCTGATCGTGACCGCTACGTTACCATCCTGTGGGAAAATATCATTGAAGGTTTGTTTCCTACTCCTACTGACTTCTATTACACCAATCACtctcaaatattttttaataataagttatttcttattttctttttctctgcagGACAAAAGCACAACTTTAAAAAGTATGAGACAAACAATTTAAACACCGTATATGATTATGACTCTGTAATGCACTATGGGAGGTAAGCGGTGTGCCAATGGCAATATTCATAACAATATTATTTGTGACTAttgtcacatttttattatgGTTTATTATGATAttgttatattgtatttttaatgttctttctttctttcgttctttctttctttctttctttctttcttttacagatATGCTTTCTCAGAAGACGGATCACCAACTATCATCCCTAAACCAGATCCGAACATTCCTATTGGCCAGCGTGATGGACCGAGTCAACTAGATATTCACAAAATAAATCTGCTGTACAACTGTGGTGCGTAAAAATCTTTCATCATATACTTATcgttaaaattatttaaaaatcattattaatataattttttctttcaatCCTATAGGTGGCCTTGTCTGAACAGAAGCTCTGGAATAAAACTAACTTAATTTATTCAATTAGAAGCTCAGTCACTTCACTAGTACTGTATTTACTAAAGGCTGCAAGGCACTTTTTATTTTGCACTGTAGTACATATTACAACTTAGAATACAAAGCAAAGTGTGTTACTTTTATTGCATAATTATCACATTTGCTTCTGCagcaaaatattttgtataaataagaaATTCTACTTGAGATTTGATGAacttgaaaaattaaaaaagatagCTGTGGCGTGTctaaaagtttggacaccctgCTAAGTCAGGCAGCTTGCAAACACCATTTGCATCTTTTCTGAAAGCTTCGGCTTAGATTTATTGCAGTATTTAATGGTGGAGGTTTCAGCTCATTGTGCTGTTCTAGCCAATCTATTTTTCTCTTTAGATCCTTGACTATGACACATTTGTGATGTGGTAGCAGGTCTGATGACTCTTCCATGCAGATCATGTTTGCGTAAGCATTGCTCTATGTTTGAACAATGCTTATGTGTCAGCTAAACCTTCTTGTTGAGGATTTTGTGTCGCCTTTCTTGCCAGCATACCATGCGAGCAGGTCTGTCTAGGAGTTTGACCTTCACATTTACCCTAAACTTGGGTGTTTCACACATtggaagcacaaaaaaaaaaaaatatatagcattTGTAGCATTTTTATAGCCTCATTTTATGTTACTTACTCAGCTGTTTAAAGGAGCTAATAGTTATTTGAGTATGTACAAGAGCTCCTACTGACCTGATCGACCTACAGAGTCCTAATGATTTAACCTCAAATAGGAGACAAATAATTGAATTCCAGTCTGTCTTTACAATTGGACAGGTGTCCAAACATCTGCACATGCCactaaattttataaaatataaagtactCATGAATTAACGTTGGCAGGAATATTTCAATCCTATTTCATTCCTATGTTGAATTGCTGCAGCAGTTCTGTTTACTTCTTTTCACATATTACAGttacagaaaaaatatttattttgatcaGGAATAccaaaacatttacatacaattGTATATTTTCAATAATTTGTGTGAAGACGGAATCTTTAGttgtatttttaaagaaaaaatgtctCTGTGAAGGGAACGTGATACATAAACTTAATGCAGTTAGCTACATACTATAGCTAAGACACAATTTCTAAACTCTTAATCATACAATCATGATTCCAAAATCTTATTATCagattgtatattttttatgtaatacATTCAACCATATTACTACACACTGCTTCAACAGTTTTTGTGAAAATGTGAGAATGTTGCAAAATGTCGATATACAGTCTGTCACCTTTATATCAGCTAGACGTATGAATAGCCTTTTCCACAAAATTGATTAGGATGTGACTGTATGTATGTTACCCAGCAATCAGGATACTGAAATtaactgtatatttaataaaataatttttttaaaagctgatTAACAAGCTGTCAGTTATTTAGTGTAGAAAATGTTTGGAGATCTCACTCCATCAAGCTGTGATtagctttattatttatgacattttcaaataaaaatcaaattgacaatgttcatttttcaacattttgctACATAATGCATGCTTTTTATGTCAAAATTGAGTGTGGTTGTACAGAATATATTAAAGCACAGAACAATTCTGAGTGCAATATCACTTTTGCACAACATTAAGGACACAATGTGGCCAAATAGCTTGTGTATTTTGCTCCACCATTAGAAATAGATCTCAGAAAAGCCATCTTATAAACTAACTG
This genomic window contains:
- the hce2l1 gene encoding hatching enzyme 1.2 produces the protein MKLSLVSCISCLNPKMMHLAIFFVMLVQCWSLPLQNSSAVHGAKTRAKRGYSEEFLHPDEMNSMDKILVANNGKSFFRRFAFREGDIASFGMRSAISCPNQDCLWPKSVDGFVYVPYTISPLYDNMDRITIEMGILDITSSTCVKFVPRTHQADFVDIQPRIGCWSFLGRVGGPQPLSLQTPACMWSGIASHELMHVLGFVHEQSRSDRDRYVTILWENIIEGQKHNFKKYETNNLNTVYDYDSVMHYGRYAFSEDGSPTIIPKPDPNIPIGQRDGPSQLDIHKINLLYNCGA